The following proteins come from a genomic window of Spea bombifrons isolate aSpeBom1 chromosome 10, aSpeBom1.2.pri, whole genome shotgun sequence:
- the LOC128467728 gene encoding pre-mRNA-processing factor 39-like, which yields MAMQWGVSSGVSAGSDIPLTSEDCPGSDEDSNDAVEPDFSEEFTKNWEVAMENPSDFNSWIKLLDYVEKENNLKSSRRTYDAFLVRFPYCYCYWKKYADLEYNFKNPTVVEEVYGRALQAIPLSVDLWIHYITHLNNTLDMTLTESVEKLRRTFQEAVNAAGLEFRSDKLWRMYAEWERDHKNLQEARAVYDRVLSIPTQFYRQHLESFKDLLSSAPPHEILAKEELQWIHRKITSEENAQIAAEDSPSGDDQEIAVTDPELQEKIRDQVLKIREQFFLQNEAEVRKRWDFEEAITRPYFHASPLDRAQLQNWRRYLEFENSEGQHERVVTLYERCLVACALYEEFWLLYTRYMEKHSVEATRAIFQRACKIHLPQKPTLNLQWATFEEKHGKVDSARAILQDLETAVPGLVMVRLRRVSVERRSGNLDEAERLLMESVSSSSGTGMAAFYSIKLSRLLLKLRDETERAREVLTKALEKEPDNPRLHLCLLEMEVSRDPLQGEGNVMQCVERALHSHVHNDVKKVMSQRRLEFLEDQGSSLSSLLQAYDEHQRLLDQLRFLKRKAKNRKGEDTEDKKYKTESVAVVSQPQVCSPLPPPPLYTQPMPARPQYRGQVGPPFRPSSPYMYGPWYQNFRGYSNPMPWNTNRYFYP from the exons ATGGCGATGCAGTGGGGTGTTTCGAGTGGGGTTTCTGCAG GGTCTGACATCCCCCTGACCTCTGAGGATTGCCCAGGCAGCGATGAAGATTCCAATGATGCAGTTGAACCAGATTTTTCAGAAGAGTTTACTAAAAACTGGGAAGTCGCCATGGAGAATCCCAGTGACTTCAATAGCTGGATCAAGCTGCTGGACTATGTGGAAAAGGAG AATAACCTGAAATCAAGCAGAAGGACTTATGATGCTTTTCTCGTGCGGTTCCCATATTGTTATTGCTACTGGAAGAAGTATGCAGATCTAGAGTATAATTTTAAGAATCCTACAGTGGTTGAAGAG GTCTATGGCCGCGCTTTGCAGGCAATTCCACTCAGCGTAGACCTCTGGATACATTATATCACGCACTTAAACAACACCTTGGATATGACATTGACAGAATCTGTGGAGAAACTGCGACG GACGTTTCAGGAAGCAGTTAATGCTGCAGGGTTGGAGTTTCGTTCAGACAAGCTTTGGAGAATGTATGCCGAGTGGGAGAGGGACCATAAGAACCTCCAAGAGGCCAGAGCTGTGTATGATCGTGTACTGAGTATCCCCACACAGTTCTACCGACAGCACCTTGAGAG CTTTAAGGATCTTCTTTCCTCTGCGCCCCCTCATGAAATCCTTGCAAAAGAGGAGTTACAATGGATCCACCGTAAAATAACAAGTGAGGAAAACGCTCAGATTGCTGCTGAAGACTCCCCATCTGGTGATGATCAGGAAATAGCAGTCAca GACCCTGAACTACAGGAAAAAATTCGGGATCAAGTTCTAAAGATACGGGagcaattttttttgcaaaatgaagCTGAGGTCAGAAAACGCTGGGATTTTGAAGAGGCG ATTACTCGCCCTTATTTTCATGCATCTCCACTTGATCGTGCCCAGCTTCAAAACTGGAGGAGGTATTTGGAGTTTGAAAACTCTGAGGGCCAGCATGAACGCGTAGTGACTCTATACGAGCGTTGCCTAGTGGCCTGTGCACTATATGAGGAGTTCTGGCTATTG TACACCCGCTATATGGAAAAACATTCGGTGGAGGCTACGCGTGCTATATTCCAGCGAGCTTGTAAGATTCATTTGCCACAGAAACCAACTTTAAATTTACAGTGGGCAACATTTGAAGAAAAGCATG GAAAGGTGGATTCTGCTCGTGCTATACTACAAGACCTGGAAACAGCGGTACCTGGTCTGGTAATGGTACGCCTGAGGAGGGTTAGTGTGGAACGACGGAGTGGCAACCTAGATGAGGCAGAGCGACTGCTGATGGAGTCTGTGAGCAGCAGTTCAGGCACCGGTATGGCAGCATTTTACTCCATAAAATTGTCACGACTACTGCTCAAGCTCCGTGACGAGACCGAGAGGGCAAGAGAGGTACTAACTAAAGCCTTGGAGAAGGAGCCG GATAATCCTCGGTTGCACCTCTGTTTGCTGGAAATGGAAGTTTCCAGAGATCCCTTACAGGGGGAGGGTAATGTAATGCAATGTGTGGAGCGCGCACTGCACAGTCACGTGCATAATGATGTcaagaaggtcatgtcacaaaGACGCCTTGAATTCCTTGAAGACCAAGGTTCCAGTTTATCCAG TCTATTACAAGCCTATGATGAGCACCAAAGGCTGTTGGATCAGCTGAGATTCTTGAAGAGGAAAGCAAAGAATCG AAAAGGTGAAGATActgaagataaaaaatataaaacagagtCTGTTGCTGTCGTATCCCAGCCCCAAGTTTGTTCTCCATTACCTCCTCCACCCTTATACACTCAACCAATGCCTGCTAGACCTCAGTATAGAGGTCAAGTAGGACCACCCTTCAgaccttcctctccctacatgTATGGACCCTGGTACCAG AATTTCAGAGGATACAGCAACCCTATGCCCTGGAATACCAACAGATATTTTTATCCCTAA
- the FAU gene encoding FAU ubiquitin-like and ribosomal protein S30 isoform X1: MRARPFNALFPFLHFVRRGATGAETMQLFVRAQNLHTLEVSGQETVSQIKEHISSLEGIPSEDQVILLAGAPLSDEATLLQSGVCELSTLDVAARLLGGKVHGSLARAGKVRGQTPKVAKQEKKKKKTGRAKRRMQYNRRFVNVVPTFGKKKGPNANS; encoded by the exons ATGCGTGCGCGCCCCTTCAACGCTCTCTTTCCTTTCCTCCATTTTGTGAGACGCGGTGCAACCG GAGCTGAAACCATGCAGCTGTTTGTGCGAGCTCAGAATCTCCACACCCTAGAGGTGTCCGGACAGGAGACTGTGTCACAGATCAAG GAACACATCTCCTCCCTGGAAGGCATTCCCTCTGAAGATCAAGTGATTCTTCTCgctggcgcccctctctctgatGAAGCTACCCTTCTGCAGAGCGGAGTATGTGAACTTAGCACCCTTGACGTAGCTGCACGACTTCTGGGAG GTAAAGTTCACGGATCTTTGGCCCGTGCCGGAAAAGTACGAGGGCAGACCCCAAAG GTTGCCAagcaggagaagaagaaaaagaagactgGCCGGGCAAAGAGACGCATGCAGTACAATAGGCGCTTCGTGAACGTGGTTCCCACATTCGGCAAGAAGAAGGGACCAAACGCCAACTCCTAA
- the MRPL49 gene encoding 39S ribosomal protein L49, mitochondrial, with the protein MATHMLIRAGLRPLTAVIRLQRSYSSHPNNTVSQYPGVIESQAEYHFVERLIPPTQVPEPPKHEGPTPSGWIPPKGPPPDLPYMVRRSRMHNVPVYTDITHGNRQMTVIRKIEGDIWALEAEVREFLSSLTGKAPPTQVNEISRTIRIKGYYDKELCNWLAEKGF; encoded by the exons ATGGCGACTCACATGTTGATAAGGGCAGGACTGAGACCATTGACTGCTGTCATCAGGCTGCAG CGTTCATACAGTAGTCATCCCAACAATACGGTTTCTCAGTACCCTGGTGTGATTGAATCTCAAGCAGAGTATCACTTTGTGGAGAGGCTGATTCCTCCTACCCAAGTTCCTGAGCCACCAAAACATGAAGGCCCTACTCCTTCTGGCTGGATTCCACCAAAAG GCCCACCTCCTGACCTCCCTTACATGGTTAGACGTTCTCGGATGCATAACGTTCCTGTATACACAGATATCACACATGGAAACCGTCAGATGACTGTGATCCGCAAGATTGAAGGAGACATTTGG GCTTTAGAAGCTGAAGTGCGGGAGTTTTTGAGCAGCCTTACAGGAAAGGCTCCCCCAACTCAAGTTAATGAGATCAGCCGCACGATCAGGATCAAGGGTTACTACGACAAAGAGCTATGCAACTGGCTTGCTGAAAAAGGCTTTTGA
- the FAU gene encoding FAU ubiquitin-like and ribosomal protein S30 isoform X2, producing MQLFVRAQNLHTLEVSGQETVSQIKEHISSLEGIPSEDQVILLAGAPLSDEATLLQSGVCELSTLDVAARLLGGKVHGSLARAGKVRGQTPKVAKQEKKKKKTGRAKRRMQYNRRFVNVVPTFGKKKGPNANS from the exons ATGCAGCTGTTTGTGCGAGCTCAGAATCTCCACACCCTAGAGGTGTCCGGACAGGAGACTGTGTCACAGATCAAG GAACACATCTCCTCCCTGGAAGGCATTCCCTCTGAAGATCAAGTGATTCTTCTCgctggcgcccctctctctgatGAAGCTACCCTTCTGCAGAGCGGAGTATGTGAACTTAGCACCCTTGACGTAGCTGCACGACTTCTGGGAG GTAAAGTTCACGGATCTTTGGCCCGTGCCGGAAAAGTACGAGGGCAGACCCCAAAG GTTGCCAagcaggagaagaagaaaaagaagactgGCCGGGCAAAGAGACGCATGCAGTACAATAGGCGCTTCGTGAACGTGGTTCCCACATTCGGCAAGAAGAAGGGACCAAACGCCAACTCCTAA
- the ZNHIT2 gene encoding zinc finger HIT domain-containing protein 2 has protein sequence MEILGQEVRLPDRSTSPTPALTPSGERIGDGAQPVCSLCLSGPGRYTCPRCNAPYCSLACYRGPRHETCSEAFYRDSVLEVLRAEQAEPQGKRQMEEMLLKMREEEAAEEQAVNMGAVHELNEEEAGLWGSLTQRERQDFLRLLKSGDIGALVPEWRPWWEAAQLSSNKDNAGILELPGGELNLKSHPEKLGRCPELPSADGEKCQDAQSIPKPVSLQEQGADKVNVLGWQEGEEQNKTSGQETFESQGNQKMERPGTKTGTTSHGRQACSPNKKDCANNVCGSDTERTEIIQDNVSEGDATGRSCPNVAGQPLLSSIPPAFSSIPPLRSLSSNPSHLVQFSVVNAIYGYAFSLCRHNGDLDNEDMLLDFTGTLLGVSGTLSSAVVYNDTVHALQSAIRAASDPLLGGDEGGACSAIEATSLILLGDGSKTYSLAALAHTFHVLRRVRKLISEDERMRRVVFNAKKKCMFLAAWVNENDNHLPILSEMVRKEYQQHLEYMSGLKEISSGLQKIWGGKRPPQKRVLIEDVSAGTA, from the coding sequence ATGGAGATCCTGGGGCAAGAAGTGAGGTTACCGGATCGCAGTACGTCGCCTACACCGGCTCTTACACCAAGCGGAGAGCGCATCGGAGATGGCGCTCAGCCCGTGTGTTCTTTGTGTCTGTCCGGTCCTGGAAGATACACTTGCCCCCGGTGCAATGCACCCTACTGCAGCCTCGCTTGCTACAGAGGGCCCAGGCATGAGACGTGCTCCGAGGCCTTCTACAGGGACTCCGTACTGGAAGTGCTGCGGGCTGAGCAGGCGGAGCCGCAAGGTAAACGGCAGATGGAGGAGATGCTTCTTAAAATGAGGGAAGAGGAGGCCGCGGAGGAGCAGGCTGTAAACATGGGCGCAGTGCACGAGCTGAATGAAGAGGAAGCCGGACTATGGGGTTCTCTTACTCAGAGAGAGAGGCAGGATTTCCTTAGGCTGCTGAAGAGTGGAGACATTGGAGCCTTAGTCCCGGAGTGGAGACCATGGTGGGAGGCAGCCCAGCTCTCAAGCAACAAAGACAACGCCGGGATATTGGAGCTTCCTGGGGGAGAGCTGAACTTGAAGAGTCACCCGGAGAAGCTGGGTAGATGCCCAGAGTTACCGAGTGCAGATGGAGAAAAATGTCAGGACGCGCAAAGCATCCCCAAACCTGTAAGTCTACAGGAACAAGGAGCTGATAAAGTCAATGTATTAGGCTGGCAAGAGGGTGAGGAGCAAAATAAAACCTCTGGCCAGGAAACCTTTGAAAGTCAAGGTAATCAGAAGATGGAAAGACCTGGGACCAAAACTGGGACCACCTCTCATGGTCGCCAAGCTTGTTCACCAAATAAGAAGGATTGTGCTAATAATGTGTGTGGTTCAGATACAGAGAGGACAGAAATAATACAGGACAACGTATCTGAAGGTGATGCAACAGGAAGATCTTGTCCAAATGTAGCAGGTCAACCTTTGCTGTCCAGCATTCCACCTGCCTTTAGTTCTATCCCACCCTTGCGCTCCCTTAGCAGTAATCCTTCCCACTTGGTACAGTTTAGTGTTGTAAATGCTATTTATGGTTATGCCTTTTCCCTTTGCCGTCACAATGGTGATCTGGATAATGAAGACATGTTGCTGGATTTCACAGGAACTTTGCTAGGTGTCTCTGGTACACTCAGCTCGGCTGTAGTTTATAATGACACCGTACACGCGCTACAGAGTGCCATTCGTGCAGCATCTGACCCGCTGTTAGGTGGCGATGAGGGGGGAGCCTGTTCTGCCATTGAAGCTACATCACTCATCCTCCTGGGAGATGGTAGCAAAACCTACTCACTGGCTGCTTTAGCTCATACGTTTCATGTGCTGAGAAGGGTCCGTAAATTAATATCTGAGGACGAACGTATGAGAAGAGTGGTTTTCAATGCAAAGAAGAAGTGCATGTTCCTGGCAGCATGGGTAAATGAAAATGATAACCATTTGCCTATATTGTCTGAAATGGTGAGGAAAGAGTACCAGCAGCACCTGGAATACATGAGTGGATTAAAAGAGATATCTAGTGGACTCCAGAAAATCTGGGGTGGAAAAAGACCACCACAAAAGAGGGTGCTGATTGAAGATGTTAGCGCTGGCACAGCATGA